One genomic segment of Trichococcus shcherbakoviae includes these proteins:
- the galE gene encoding UDP-glucose 4-epimerase GalE, producing the protein MSVLVTGGAGYIGSHTVVELLKAGQEVVIVDNYSNSKPEVLNRIKTITGKAPTFYEVDVLDREALDAVFSKEDIDSVIHFAGYKAVGESVAKPIEYYHNNITSSLVLCDVMRSHGVKKIVFSSSATVYGMNNVSPLTEDLPTSATNPYGYTKVMIEQILQDVAFADSEWSIALLRYFNPIGAHESGLIGEDPTGIPNNLMPYITQVAVGKLPRLSVFGDDYDTTDGTGVRDYIHVVDLALGHIKALDKIKETEGVGIYNLGTGVGYSVLDLVHNFEEANSVEIPYVIVDRRPGDVATCYADATKAKEELGWTAQKTLADMCRDSWNWQKNNPNGYE; encoded by the coding sequence ATGTCAGTATTAGTGACTGGAGGCGCCGGCTATATCGGCAGCCATACCGTAGTGGAATTATTGAAAGCCGGCCAGGAAGTGGTCATCGTCGACAATTACTCCAACAGCAAACCGGAAGTGTTGAACCGGATCAAAACGATCACCGGAAAAGCACCGACTTTCTATGAAGTGGATGTTCTGGACCGCGAAGCCTTGGACGCAGTCTTTTCAAAAGAGGATATCGACTCCGTCATCCATTTTGCTGGCTACAAAGCGGTGGGCGAATCCGTGGCGAAACCGATCGAATATTACCACAACAACATCACTAGCTCCTTGGTTTTGTGCGATGTGATGCGCAGCCATGGCGTGAAGAAGATCGTCTTCAGCTCATCGGCTACGGTCTACGGCATGAACAACGTGTCGCCGTTGACGGAGGACTTGCCGACGAGCGCAACGAACCCTTACGGCTATACGAAAGTGATGATCGAACAGATCCTGCAGGACGTGGCATTCGCCGATTCCGAGTGGAGCATCGCGTTGCTGCGCTACTTTAACCCAATCGGCGCGCATGAATCCGGTTTGATCGGCGAAGACCCGACCGGAATTCCGAACAACCTGATGCCGTACATCACGCAAGTGGCGGTCGGTAAATTGCCGCGCCTGAGCGTCTTCGGGGACGACTACGACACAACGGACGGCACAGGCGTCCGTGACTACATCCACGTCGTCGACTTGGCGCTGGGCCATATCAAGGCTTTGGACAAAATCAAGGAAACGGAAGGCGTCGGCATCTACAACCTAGGTACCGGCGTTGGCTACAGCGTACTGGACTTGGTGCATAACTTTGAGGAAGCGAATAGCGTCGAGATCCCTTACGTAATCGTCGACAGACGCCCTGGAGACGTAGCGACCTGTTATGCGGACGCTACCAAAGCCAAGGAAGAACTGGGTTGGACCGCCCAGAAGACATTGGCGGACATGTGCCGCGATTCCTGGAATTGGCAAAAGAATAATCCGAACGGCTACGAATGA
- the galT gene encoding UDP-glucose--hexose-1-phosphate uridylyltransferase has translation MTINETEYAIDQAVVDFVETGIIKGETDAMDRIALRNLLLVMIGKEDLDTQLVPSQSLPDRLDLLDRLVDWAVANGKIEDYQYTRETLEAQIMSLITPMPSVINKHFWEVYAENPETATDYFYELSQNNDYIKTRSIAKNIAFQHRTDYGELEITINLSKPEKDPKQIALAKNVPASAYPACQLCMENEGYSGRIDHPARANHRIVRMPLNGEKWGLQYSPYAYYEEHCIFLAEEHKPMKLDKHTFDKLLGIITQFPHYFVGSNADLPIVGGSILSHDHYQGGRHTFAMAEAPVERPFEMNRFASIQAGIVKWPMSVIRLAGKDAHELAEAATFILDAWRGYSDEAAEILHVTEGIPHNTITPIARMKDGLFELDLVLRNNRTSPEFPDGIFHPHPDVQNIKKENIGLIEVMGLAILPPRLKDELIEIENYLNGETAEIAPYHQEWVAGLVDKKDRTGADAAEVVQEAVGEAFLRVLEDAGVFKRTPEGQQAFLRFVGQLR, from the coding sequence ATGACGATAAATGAGACAGAGTATGCGATCGACCAAGCTGTTGTCGATTTCGTGGAAACGGGCATCATAAAAGGCGAAACGGATGCGATGGACAGGATTGCGCTGCGGAATCTGCTGTTGGTCATGATCGGAAAGGAAGACTTGGATACGCAACTTGTGCCATCGCAAAGTTTGCCGGATCGTTTGGATCTGCTGGATCGCTTGGTGGATTGGGCGGTCGCAAACGGAAAAATCGAGGACTACCAATACACGCGGGAGACGCTGGAGGCGCAGATCATGTCTTTGATCACGCCGATGCCTTCCGTCATCAACAAGCATTTCTGGGAAGTCTATGCAGAAAATCCGGAAACCGCAACTGACTATTTCTACGAGCTCAGCCAGAACAATGATTACATCAAAACCCGCAGCATCGCCAAAAATATCGCGTTTCAACACCGGACCGATTACGGTGAACTGGAAATCACAATAAACTTGTCCAAACCGGAAAAGGATCCGAAGCAGATCGCATTGGCGAAAAACGTGCCTGCTTCCGCTTATCCAGCTTGCCAGCTCTGCATGGAAAATGAAGGCTATTCCGGGCGCATCGACCATCCGGCCCGCGCCAACCACCGCATCGTCAGGATGCCATTAAACGGCGAGAAGTGGGGTCTGCAATATTCGCCTTATGCTTACTATGAGGAACACTGCATCTTTTTGGCCGAGGAGCACAAGCCGATGAAATTGGACAAGCATACTTTCGATAAGCTACTTGGGATCATCACGCAATTCCCGCACTATTTCGTCGGATCGAATGCGGACCTGCCGATTGTCGGTGGCTCGATCTTGTCGCATGACCATTATCAAGGCGGCCGGCATACCTTCGCGATGGCAGAAGCACCGGTCGAACGGCCATTTGAAATGAACCGATTCGCTTCGATTCAGGCAGGCATCGTCAAGTGGCCGATGTCCGTCATCCGGCTTGCCGGTAAGGATGCCCATGAATTGGCGGAGGCGGCGACCTTTATCCTGGATGCATGGCGAGGCTATTCGGATGAAGCGGCCGAAATCCTGCATGTCACGGAGGGTATTCCGCATAATACGATCACGCCGATTGCGCGCATGAAGGACGGTTTGTTCGAACTGGATCTGGTTCTGCGGAACAACCGGACTTCGCCGGAGTTCCCGGACGGCATTTTCCATCCACATCCGGACGTGCAGAACATCAAAAAAGAGAACATTGGCTTGATCGAAGTTATGGGGCTAGCCATTTTGCCTCCGCGTTTGAAGGATGAGTTGATTGAAATAGAAAATTATCTTAACGGAGAAACAGCTGAGATTGCTCCTTACCATCAGGAATGGGTGGCAGGCTTGGTGGACAAAAAGGACCGGACTGGCGCTGATGCGGCGGAAGTGGTGCAGGAAGCTGTAGGCGAAGCCTTTTTGCGGGTGCTGGAGGATGCTGGTGTGTTCAAACGCACCCCTGAAGGCCAGCAAGCGTTCCTTCGTTTCGTCGGACAGTTGCGTTGA
- a CDS encoding galactokinase codes for MELTGLKQKFEELFGKEDYTAFFAPGRINLIGEHTDYNGGNVFPCAITLGTYAIAAKNDLKQVRLYSENFPEAGVISFDLADLEHKKADSWANYPKGMLRYLKEAGHAIPEGMDMVIFGNIPNGSGLSSSASLELLMGVVLDNLFDLNADRLELIKTGKRVENEFIGVNSGIMDQFAVGMGEENKAILLDCNTLEYEMVPVELGNHAIVIMNTKKRRELVDSKYNERRSECEEALAKLQTVVSIGSLGELDEEFFENAKAVLESDVLYRRARHAVTENQRTLKAKAALQAGELEAFGQLMNQSHISLRDDYEVTGIELDTLVQAAWNQPGVLGARMTGAGFGGCAIAIVEKEAIPAFIENVGKTYEAAIGYPAEFYIAEISDGAKRL; via the coding sequence ATGGAATTGACAGGATTGAAGCAAAAATTTGAGGAATTATTCGGCAAAGAGGATTACACAGCATTTTTCGCACCGGGGCGCATCAATCTGATCGGCGAGCACACGGATTACAACGGCGGGAATGTTTTTCCTTGCGCCATCACACTGGGAACTTACGCTATTGCGGCAAAAAATGATCTGAAGCAAGTCCGTCTTTACTCGGAAAACTTTCCGGAAGCCGGCGTCATCAGCTTCGACTTGGCCGATCTTGAACACAAAAAAGCGGACAGCTGGGCCAACTACCCGAAAGGCATGCTGCGTTATCTGAAGGAAGCCGGGCATGCCATCCCTGAAGGCATGGATATGGTCATCTTCGGAAATATCCCGAATGGCTCGGGTCTGTCTTCTTCCGCGTCCCTTGAGTTGTTGATGGGCGTTGTTTTGGATAACCTGTTCGACCTGAATGCGGATCGGTTGGAGCTCATCAAAACCGGCAAGCGCGTGGAGAACGAGTTCATCGGCGTCAACAGCGGCATCATGGATCAATTCGCTGTAGGAATGGGCGAGGAGAACAAAGCGATCTTGCTGGACTGCAACACACTTGAATATGAAATGGTTCCCGTAGAATTGGGCAATCATGCTATCGTTATCATGAATACGAAAAAACGCCGCGAATTGGTCGACTCCAAGTACAACGAACGCCGCAGCGAATGCGAAGAAGCGTTGGCGAAGCTGCAGACGGTCGTATCGATCGGCAGCCTGGGTGAACTCGATGAAGAATTCTTCGAAAATGCGAAAGCAGTTTTGGAGAGCGATGTCCTGTATCGCCGCGCGCGTCATGCTGTCACAGAAAACCAGCGTACCCTGAAAGCCAAAGCGGCCTTGCAGGCAGGCGAATTGGAAGCATTCGGACAGTTGATGAACCAGTCGCATATTTCTTTGCGGGATGACTACGAAGTGACCGGGATCGAATTGGACACATTGGTTCAGGCTGCATGGAATCAACCTGGTGTCTTGGGGGCGCGTATGACTGGAGCAGGATTCGGTGGCTGCGCAATCGCCATCGTCGAAAAAGAGGCTATTCCGGCCTTCATCGAAAATGTCGGTAAAACCTATGAAGCAGCGATCGGTTATCCGGCAGAATTCTACATCGCCGAAATCAGCGATGGCGCAAAACGGTTATAA
- a CDS encoding trimeric intracellular cation channel family protein: MEFISIVEIIGTIAFAMSGALTAIEKDLDYYGIGIFAITTSVGGGIVRDLLIDRPLPASLENPLYALISLLSAGFVILFYTHINKLAKKLQFFDAIGLGAFTAIGAEVAVRLGFQQWYVVVTLAVLTGTGGGLIRDVFAREIPYIFRKEVYAMASILGAILYIIVFRLAGSQMALYSCFFATTLIRLYCMENDVHLLKVGKVTLE, encoded by the coding sequence ATGGAATTCATTTCTATAGTTGAAATAATCGGAACGATCGCCTTTGCGATGTCAGGGGCATTGACCGCGATCGAGAAGGATCTTGATTATTACGGGATCGGGATATTTGCGATCACGACTTCGGTAGGCGGCGGGATCGTCAGGGATCTGCTGATTGATCGCCCTTTGCCGGCATCATTGGAAAACCCGCTCTATGCACTCATCAGCTTGCTTTCCGCCGGCTTTGTCATTCTTTTCTATACGCACATCAACAAATTGGCGAAGAAACTGCAATTTTTTGATGCGATCGGTCTTGGGGCATTTACTGCTATCGGAGCAGAGGTGGCTGTGCGGCTGGGCTTTCAACAGTGGTACGTGGTGGTGACGTTGGCGGTATTGACCGGAACCGGTGGCGGACTTATCAGGGATGTGTTCGCTCGGGAGATTCCTTATATATTCCGCAAAGAGGTGTATGCGATGGCGTCCATCCTTGGGGCCATCCTGTACATTATCGTGTTTCGCTTAGCCGGAAGTCAAATGGCGTTATACAGCTGTTTTTTTGCAACCACTTTGATCAGGCTCTACTGTATGGAGAATGACGTTCATCTGCTGAAAGTCGGGAAGGTCACACTTGAATAG
- a CDS encoding NAD(P)-dependent alcohol dehydrogenase translates to MVLARARAVDGPDKPFRFAEIKRRELDKQDVLIEIKFAGICHSDIHTAHGEWGHVHYPLVPGHEIAGLVTAVGPGVTKHQIGDRVGVGCMVDSCGECENCLRGEEQYCLKGNVPTYAGVDKYGEPTQGGYSTHIVVTEDFVVRIPDNIGLDAAAPLLCAGITTYSPLNRWQAGPGKKVAVIGLGGLGHMGVKIAHAMGAEVTVLSQTLSKKEDGLKFGAQHYYATKDPETFKELAGTFDLIINTVSAAINLDAYLGLLKLDGTLVNVGAPGEPLSVNVMSLIGHRRSFAGSMIGGIRETQEMLDFCAEHGIVPNIEVISADQIDEAYERVLASDVRYRFVIDTSTI, encoded by the coding sequence ATGGTACTAGCGAGAGCAAGAGCAGTCGACGGGCCGGACAAACCGTTCCGATTTGCTGAAATCAAGAGACGGGAATTGGATAAGCAGGACGTTCTGATCGAAATCAAGTTTGCGGGTATTTGTCATTCGGATATCCATACAGCCCATGGTGAATGGGGACATGTGCACTATCCGCTCGTGCCTGGGCATGAAATCGCGGGATTGGTCACAGCGGTCGGTCCTGGTGTGACGAAGCATCAAATCGGGGATCGCGTCGGTGTCGGCTGCATGGTCGATTCCTGCGGAGAATGTGAAAATTGTTTGCGCGGCGAGGAGCAGTACTGCCTCAAAGGCAATGTTCCGACCTATGCCGGCGTCGACAAATACGGCGAACCGACACAGGGCGGCTACTCCACGCATATCGTCGTGACCGAAGATTTTGTTGTGCGCATTCCGGACAACATCGGACTGGATGCCGCAGCGCCGCTGTTGTGCGCCGGCATCACTACTTACTCGCCATTGAACCGCTGGCAGGCCGGCCCCGGCAAGAAAGTCGCCGTGATCGGACTGGGGGGATTGGGGCACATGGGCGTCAAAATCGCGCATGCGATGGGGGCTGAAGTCACCGTCCTTTCGCAAACGTTGAGCAAAAAAGAAGACGGTCTGAAGTTCGGAGCGCAGCATTATTACGCTACCAAGGATCCGGAAACATTCAAGGAATTGGCCGGCACTTTTGACCTGATCATCAATACGGTGAGCGCCGCTATCAACCTGGACGCTTACTTGGGCTTGTTGAAGCTCGATGGTACGCTGGTGAACGTCGGGGCTCCTGGAGAACCGCTGTCAGTGAATGTGATGTCCTTGATCGGTCATCGCCGTTCCTTCGCCGGTTCCATGATCGGCGGCATCCGCGAAACACAGGAAATGTTGGACTTCTGCGCCGAACACGGCATCGTTCCGAATATCGAAGTCATTTCAGCCGACCAGATCGACGAGGCCTATGAACGCGTATTGGCTTCCGACGTCAGATACCGTTTCGTGATCGACACCAGCACAATTTGA
- a CDS encoding EamA family transporter, producing MSDKVKGVLLAAGGGSLWGISGILAQLLFAVYTVSSEWLVSTRLLMAGILILFYSRAVKREDIFGIFRESGDVIRLLLFAVFGMVSCQYLFFKAIEVSSASLAAILQFTAPIFVYLYMLIKKEKRFNPAEGGLVLATFAGVLLIVTKGEFSRIAVLPLGLVLGIGSAIGVAFYTLQPRLILKKYGSSVVVGWGMFIGGVLFQFIHPFWAPGFAMTAQSVLLTGAIILFGTAVAFLAYLESVKYIEASLASVMTALEPLLAAILSVLVFGTASGFVEWLGIAIVLESVLLLSNFSRFKEKIPSRECGKEIL from the coding sequence ATGAGTGATAAAGTGAAAGGAGTATTATTGGCGGCGGGTGGAGGCAGCTTGTGGGGGATTTCAGGGATTTTGGCGCAACTGCTTTTCGCTGTTTATACGGTCTCTTCAGAATGGCTGGTGAGCACGCGCCTTTTGATGGCAGGAATCTTGATCCTTTTCTACAGCCGTGCCGTAAAGCGGGAGGATATTTTCGGGATTTTTCGTGAAAGCGGGGATGTCATCCGCCTGCTGTTGTTCGCGGTGTTCGGCATGGTCTCCTGCCAGTATTTGTTTTTCAAGGCAATCGAAGTGAGCAGCGCGTCCTTGGCGGCCATCCTTCAATTCACAGCGCCGATTTTTGTCTATCTATATATGTTGATAAAAAAAGAGAAGCGCTTCAATCCGGCTGAAGGCGGACTGGTGCTGGCAACTTTTGCGGGAGTACTGCTGATCGTGACCAAAGGCGAATTCAGCCGAATCGCGGTTTTGCCGCTTGGACTTGTACTGGGAATCGGCTCTGCGATCGGCGTGGCCTTTTACACACTGCAACCGCGGCTGATCCTGAAGAAATACGGATCCTCGGTGGTTGTTGGCTGGGGCATGTTCATTGGTGGCGTGCTGTTCCAGTTCATCCATCCTTTTTGGGCTCCCGGATTCGCGATGACAGCGCAGAGCGTTCTGTTGACCGGCGCAATCATCCTCTTCGGAACGGCCGTCGCTTTCCTGGCGTATCTGGAAAGCGTAAAATACATCGAAGCCTCCTTGGCGAGCGTCATGACTGCACTGGAGCCACTGCTGGCGGCGATTCTTTCGGTACTCGTCTTCGGAACCGCATCCGGCTTTGTTGAATGGCTGGGCATTGCGATCGTCTTGGAATCCGTATTGCTGTTGTCGAATTTCAGTCGGTTCAAAGAAAAAATCCCTTCCCGAGAATGCGGCAAGGAAATTTTGTGA
- a CDS encoding AraC family transcriptional regulator produces the protein MTATRDSDSGSYRIVPSQVDGKTMPIHFRNQLEEDVRFPSQDFNLTLLRQHFQHLRQDTIPLHWHQELQAVWVHSGTLEFTVNEDAFPLSGDTLLIINRGQLHRSRTISGDAAAICVNFEPDFFHQKVLQDYILPLLENEAFSYHLLALSPEKTARLQRILAASDHTIPYFSVINLLSDSLEETLYALRGSGKAADFEERKLFHRLLAYVEENYQHQITVADLANHALINKNRCTALFQKYTQTSPMRYVAKHRLFLAKNLIIGTDLSISAISEAVGYNQISYFVEQFRRSYRLSPLKYRKRFGNRNET, from the coding sequence ATGACAGCAACGAGAGATTCCGATAGCGGCAGCTACCGCATCGTCCCAAGCCAAGTGGACGGAAAAACAATGCCGATCCATTTCAGGAATCAGCTGGAAGAGGACGTCCGTTTCCCTTCCCAAGACTTCAATCTGACGCTGCTTCGCCAGCATTTTCAGCATCTGCGCCAAGATACGATTCCGCTGCATTGGCATCAGGAACTGCAGGCCGTCTGGGTCCATTCAGGTACTTTGGAATTCACGGTGAATGAGGATGCGTTTCCGTTATCGGGCGATACGCTCCTGATCATCAACCGCGGGCAGCTGCACCGTTCCCGGACTATATCAGGAGATGCCGCGGCCATCTGCGTCAATTTTGAGCCGGATTTCTTCCATCAAAAAGTGCTTCAGGACTACATTCTGCCACTTTTGGAAAACGAAGCCTTCAGCTACCACCTGTTGGCTCTGTCTCCGGAGAAAACGGCGCGTCTGCAACGAATTCTAGCGGCAAGCGACCATACCATCCCTTATTTCTCCGTCATCAATCTGCTTTCGGATAGTCTGGAGGAGACGCTCTACGCGCTCAGGGGATCCGGAAAAGCAGCCGATTTCGAGGAAAGAAAGCTATTCCACCGCCTGTTGGCATATGTCGAAGAAAATTACCAGCACCAAATCACGGTCGCCGATTTGGCCAATCATGCCTTGATTAATAAAAACCGCTGCACAGCGCTGTTCCAAAAATATACCCAGACATCCCCGATGAGATACGTCGCGAAGCACCGGCTCTTCCTGGCCAAAAACCTGATCATCGGCACCGACCTATCGATCAGCGCAATCAGCGAAGCGGTCGGCTACAACCAGATCAGTTACTTTGTGGAACAATTTCGGCGCAGCTACCGGCTGTCACCTTTGAAATACCGGAAGCGGTTCGGGAATAGGAACGAGACCTGA
- a CDS encoding DUF488 domain-containing protein, translated as MELKMKRIYEAPAEADGFRILVDRLWPRGVKKEAAQLDAWLKDSAPSPDLRKWFDHDPEKFTAFKERYEEEMLTNPPTAAAVAEILKQLEATDVTLVYAARDPEINHVVVLWDFVESQWK; from the coding sequence TTGGAACTGAAGATGAAACGCATCTACGAAGCCCCCGCGGAAGCTGATGGCTTCCGGATCCTGGTTGATCGGCTGTGGCCGCGGGGTGTGAAAAAGGAAGCCGCGCAACTGGATGCATGGCTGAAAGACAGCGCGCCTTCGCCGGATTTGCGCAAATGGTTCGACCACGATCCCGAAAAATTCACCGCCTTCAAAGAACGCTATGAAGAGGAAATGTTGACGAACCCGCCGACAGCTGCTGCTGTAGCGGAGATCCTGAAACAGTTGGAAGCGACCGATGTCACATTGGTCTATGCCGCGCGGGATCCGGAAATCAATCATGTCGTCGTGTTATGGGATTTTGTGGAGAGCCAGTGGAAATAA